Proteins from a single region of Aerococcus viridans:
- the mnmG gene encoding tRNA uridine-5-carboxymethylaminomethyl(34) synthesis enzyme MnmG has product MQTYEAGKYDVIVVGAGHAGSEAALAAARMGAETMLITINIDMVAFMPCNPSIGGPAKGVVVREIDALGGEMGRNIDKTYIQMRMLNTGKGPAVRALRAQADKDEYAKEMRRTIENQDHLTLRQGLVDDLIIEDDTVKGIITNTGAIYRADAVILTTGTAARGEIIIGELKYSSGPNNSQPAEKLTGNMAEKYGFDIARFKTGTPPRVDKRTINYDATEIQPGDDAPNHFSFMSKDADYLPLVDQVPCFLTYTNEATHETIRENLHRAPMFTGIVEGVGARYCPSIEDKIVRFADKPKHQIFLEPEGLDNEEIYVQGLSTSLPEDVQNDMIHSVKGLENARIMRNGYAIEYDVVKPNQLKVNLETKQVANLFTAGQTNGTSGYEEAAGQGLYAGINAVLKIRGEEPFVIGRDQGYIGVMIDDLVTKGTTEPYRLLTSRAEYRLLLRHDNADARLTEKGYEFGLVSEEQYNLYKSNQAEVAEELDRLANVRLKPTQELQDYLAEKNSAALKDGIMASDLLRRPELKIDDILKFAPSDKDLSRQVTEQVEIQIKYAGYIVKEQRKVEKLHRLEQKEIPADIDWDAIDSLATEARQRLKEIGPRTLAQASRVSGVNPADVSIIMVYLQGGHVARV; this is encoded by the coding sequence ATGCAAACTTATGAAGCAGGTAAATATGATGTCATTGTAGTTGGTGCTGGGCATGCAGGTAGTGAAGCAGCCTTAGCTGCAGCGCGTATGGGCGCTGAAACCATGTTGATTACGATTAATATTGATATGGTTGCCTTTATGCCATGTAACCCGTCAATTGGGGGGCCAGCTAAAGGAGTAGTTGTAAGAGAGATCGATGCCCTTGGTGGTGAAATGGGCCGCAATATTGATAAAACCTATATCCAAATGCGTATGCTGAATACAGGTAAGGGACCAGCTGTCCGTGCCTTACGTGCGCAAGCAGATAAAGATGAATACGCCAAAGAAATGCGTAGAACTATCGAAAACCAAGACCACTTAACCCTACGTCAAGGGTTAGTAGACGACTTGATTATTGAAGATGATACGGTTAAAGGGATTATCACCAACACAGGTGCTATTTACCGTGCAGATGCTGTTATTTTGACAACTGGTACGGCAGCCCGTGGTGAAATTATTATTGGGGAATTAAAATATTCTTCAGGTCCCAACAACTCGCAACCAGCTGAGAAATTGACTGGGAATATGGCGGAAAAATACGGCTTTGATATTGCCCGCTTTAAAACTGGTACACCGCCACGCGTGGACAAACGTACGATCAACTATGATGCAACGGAAATCCAACCGGGTGATGATGCACCAAATCATTTTTCATTCATGTCTAAAGACGCGGATTACTTACCACTAGTAGACCAAGTCCCATGTTTCTTGACTTATACCAATGAAGCAACCCATGAAACGATTCGTGAAAACTTACATCGTGCACCGATGTTTACCGGTATCGTTGAGGGTGTAGGTGCCCGTTACTGTCCGTCAATTGAAGATAAGATTGTGCGTTTTGCAGATAAACCAAAACACCAAATCTTCCTTGAGCCTGAAGGGTTAGATAACGAAGAAATCTATGTCCAAGGACTTTCAACTTCACTACCAGAAGACGTTCAAAATGACATGATTCATTCAGTTAAAGGCTTGGAAAACGCACGTATCATGCGTAATGGCTACGCCATTGAGTACGATGTAGTGAAACCAAACCAATTGAAAGTAAACTTAGAAACTAAACAAGTGGCCAACTTATTTACAGCTGGTCAAACAAACGGTACTTCTGGTTATGAAGAAGCTGCTGGTCAAGGTTTATACGCAGGGATCAACGCCGTCCTTAAAATCCGTGGCGAAGAGCCATTTGTTATCGGCCGTGACCAAGGCTATATTGGGGTAATGATCGATGACTTAGTCACAAAAGGGACAACTGAACCGTATCGATTATTAACATCACGCGCTGAATACCGTTTATTATTACGTCATGACAACGCTGATGCTCGTTTAACTGAAAAAGGTTATGAATTTGGTTTAGTCTCTGAAGAACAATATAACTTATACAAATCAAACCAAGCAGAGGTTGCTGAAGAGTTAGACCGCTTAGCCAATGTTCGCTTGAAACCAACTCAAGAATTACAAGACTACCTTGCAGAGAAAAATTCTGCAGCCTTAAAAGATGGGATTATGGCGAGCGACTTACTACGTCGTCCAGAGCTTAAAATTGATGATATCCTTAAATTCGCCCCAAGCGACAAGGATTTATCACGTCAAGTAACAGAACAAGTTGAAATCCAAATCAAATATGCTGGTTATATTGTTAAAGAACAACGTAAAGTAGAAAAATTACACCGTTTAGAGCAAAAAGAAATTCCAGCTGACATCGATTGGGATGCCATCGACAGCTTAGCCACTGAAGCACGTCAACGATTGAAAGAAATCGGCCCACGTACTTTAGCACAAGCCAGTCGTGTATCAGGGGTAAACCCAGCAGATGTATCCATTATTATGGTTTACTTACAAGGCGGGCATGTAGCACGTGTTTAA
- the rsmG gene encoding 16S rRNA (guanine(527)-N(7))-methyltransferase RsmG — MNPERFKSSLAEAGIQLNDQQMAQFNRYFELLVEWNEKINLTAITALEEVYLKHFYDSLTVAMHVEMADQKYRLVDVGSGAGFPSIPLKIALPNLDITIVDSLNKRINFINEVVNELGLEGVHAYHDRAETFGQNPQFRGQFDFATARAVARLNLLAEFCLPLVKKDGQFLAMKAQKSDDEIEEAKHAIAILGGKFVEDIQFDLPAEAGERHILRIEKPKETPNKYPRKPGKPAKSPL; from the coding sequence ATGAATCCAGAACGATTTAAAAGTAGCCTTGCTGAAGCGGGGATCCAACTAAATGACCAACAAATGGCACAGTTTAACCGCTATTTCGAGTTATTAGTTGAATGGAATGAGAAAATTAATTTAACAGCGATTACAGCATTAGAAGAAGTGTATTTGAAGCATTTCTATGATTCGCTGACTGTAGCCATGCATGTAGAGATGGCTGATCAAAAATATCGCTTGGTAGATGTGGGTTCGGGAGCTGGTTTCCCAAGTATCCCATTGAAAATTGCCTTGCCAAACTTAGACATCACCATCGTTGATTCATTGAATAAGCGCATCAACTTTATCAATGAAGTGGTGAATGAACTTGGGTTAGAAGGTGTGCATGCCTACCACGACCGCGCTGAAACCTTTGGGCAAAACCCACAATTCCGTGGCCAATTCGACTTTGCAACAGCTAGAGCAGTAGCCCGCTTGAACTTATTAGCGGAATTTTGTCTACCTTTAGTGAAAAAGGACGGCCAATTTCTAGCTATGAAAGCTCAAAAATCAGACGATGAAATTGAAGAAGCGAAACATGCCATTGCTATTTTAGGTGGTAAGTTTGTGGAAGATATTCAATTTGACCTGCCAGCTGAAGCAGGCGAACGTCATATTCTACGAATTGAAAAACCAAAAGAAACACCAAATAAATATCCGCGTAAGCCAGGAAAACCAGCGAAAAGTCCATTATAG
- a CDS encoding ParA family protein, translating into MGKVIAVANQKGGVGKTTTTVNLASALAYQGKKILLIDSDAQGNATSGLGIAKGSVENSIYDVLINEVAVKDAVVSSSRENLSVVPATISLAGAEVELTSISHREQKMKEAIQPIRNDYDYIFIDCPPSLGHLTINAFTSADSVLIPVQSEYYALEGLSQLLNTIQLVQKHFNAGLKIEGVLMTMYDARTNLSNEVVEEVRKYFGQAVYTTLIPRNVRLSEAPSYGQSIIDYDIRSRGAEVYLELAKEVLENNGETNK; encoded by the coding sequence ATGGGTAAAGTAATCGCAGTCGCCAATCAAAAAGGTGGTGTCGGGAAGACAACAACAACTGTCAACTTAGCATCCGCACTTGCCTATCAAGGAAAGAAAATTTTATTAATCGATAGTGATGCGCAAGGGAATGCGACGAGTGGTCTAGGGATTGCTAAAGGTTCTGTTGAAAACAGCATCTATGACGTGTTGATCAACGAAGTTGCGGTAAAAGATGCGGTAGTATCTTCATCACGCGAGAACCTTTCTGTTGTACCGGCAACAATTTCATTGGCAGGGGCTGAGGTTGAGTTAACCAGCATCTCCCACCGTGAACAAAAGATGAAAGAAGCCATTCAACCAATTAGAAATGACTATGACTATATCTTCATTGATTGTCCGCCTTCACTAGGTCACTTGACAATCAATGCCTTCACCAGTGCAGATTCCGTACTGATTCCAGTACAAAGTGAATACTATGCCCTAGAAGGATTAAGTCAATTATTGAACACAATCCAATTAGTTCAAAAACACTTCAATGCAGGGCTAAAAATTGAAGGTGTTTTAATGACAATGTATGATGCAAGAACAAACTTATCGAACGAAGTTGTAGAAGAAGTCCGGAAGTACTTTGGTCAAGCAGTGTATACGACCTTGATTCCGCGAAATGTGCGCTTGTCTGAAGCACCATCATATGGACAATCCATCATTGATTATGATATTCGTTCTCGTGGCGCTGAAGTGTATCTGGAATTAGCAAAGGAAGTGCTAGAAAATAATGGCGAAACAAACAAATAA
- a CDS encoding ParB/RepB/Spo0J family partition protein yields MAKQTNKHNKGLGRGIDAFFGGEALFTQDETDQEQVDVKETAETSKQTANEATVEALATDKMVQEISVEDIRPNPYQPRHQFDEDALNDLAKSIQEQGIFQPITLRKSAVKGYEIIAGERRFRASKIAGLTTVPAIVREFSDEQMIEASIIENLQREDLTALEEAMAYQQLIDVLAITQDEAAKRLGKSRTYITNHLRLLGLSDDIKALVQSGALSAGQARTILGLKSKKDQSSLAKKVVAEGITVRQLEKMVQALNEPADKDIKKDNGKKEVVPPYIRESEDRLMDKFGTNVQINSRGKRGKIEIEYLSEEDLTRILDILNIKFED; encoded by the coding sequence ATGGCGAAACAAACAAATAAGCATAATAAGGGTCTTGGCCGTGGGATTGATGCCTTTTTTGGTGGCGAAGCACTTTTTACCCAGGATGAGACAGACCAAGAGCAAGTTGATGTAAAAGAGACAGCTGAAACAAGTAAGCAAACTGCAAACGAAGCGACTGTTGAAGCCCTTGCGACTGACAAAATGGTGCAGGAAATCAGTGTTGAAGATATTCGTCCAAACCCTTACCAACCCCGGCACCAATTTGATGAAGATGCCTTGAACGACTTGGCCAAATCTATTCAAGAGCAAGGCATTTTTCAGCCGATCACCCTACGTAAATCTGCAGTGAAAGGGTATGAAATTATTGCTGGTGAACGACGTTTTCGTGCGTCTAAAATCGCCGGTTTAACGACTGTTCCAGCCATTGTACGTGAATTTTCTGATGAACAGATGATCGAAGCATCTATCATCGAGAACTTACAACGTGAAGACCTAACAGCCCTAGAAGAAGCTATGGCTTACCAACAATTGATTGACGTTCTAGCAATTACGCAAGATGAAGCTGCTAAACGACTAGGGAAATCCAGAACTTATATCACCAACCATTTACGTTTACTAGGTTTGAGTGACGATATCAAAGCCTTAGTGCAATCAGGTGCTTTATCAGCAGGTCAGGCCCGGACTATTTTAGGTTTAAAATCGAAAAAAGACCAATCAAGTCTAGCTAAGAAGGTTGTTGCAGAAGGCATTACCGTTCGCCAATTGGAGAAAATGGTACAAGCCTTAAACGAGCCAGCGGACAAGGATATTAAAAAAGATAACGGCAAGAAAGAAGTCGTGCCACCTTATATCCGCGAAAGCGAAGACCGGTTAATGGATAAGTTTGGAACGAATGTCCAAATCAACAGTCGCGGAAAACGTGGTAAAATCGAAATCGAATACCTTTCTGAAGAAGATTTAACCCGTATTCTAGATATCTTGAATATTAAATTTGAAGATTAG
- a CDS encoding DUF951 domain-containing protein, whose amino-acid sequence MGDKEYGMHDIVQMKKQHPCGENAWKIIRLGADIRIKCQGCGQSVMMPRREFEKKMKKIIQPADNN is encoded by the coding sequence TTGGGAGACAAAGAATATGGCATGCACGATATCGTGCAAATGAAAAAACAACACCCTTGTGGTGAAAATGCTTGGAAAATCATTCGTTTAGGTGCGGATATCCGCATTAAATGCCAAGGTTGTGGCCAATCAGTCATGATGCCACGACGTGAATTTGAAAAGAAAATGAAAAAAATCATTCAACCAGCAGACAATAACTAG